The following proteins come from a genomic window of Streptococcus pneumoniae:
- a CDS encoding aminopeptidase has product MVLPNFKENLEKYAKLLVANGINVQPGHTLALSIDVEQRELAHLIVKEAYALGAHEVIVQWTDDVINREKFLHAPMERLDNVPEYKIAEMNYLLENKASRLGVRSSDPGALNGVDADKLSASAKAMGLAMKPMRIATQSNKVSWTVAAAAGLEWAKKVFPNAASDEEAVDFLWDQIFKTCRVYEADPVKAWEEHAAILKSKADMLNKEQFSALHYTAPGTDLTLGLPKNHVWESAGAVNAQGEEFLPNMPTEEVFTAPDFRRADGYVTSTKPLSYNGNIIEGIKVTFKDGQIVDITAEKGDQVMKDLVFENAGARALGECALVPDPSPISQSGITFFNTLFDENASNHLAIGAAYATSVVDGAEMSEEELEAAGLNRSDVHVDFMIGSNQMDIDGIREDGTRVPLFRNGNWAN; this is encoded by the coding sequence ATGGTTTTACCAAATTTTAAAGAAAATCTAGAAAAATATGCGAAATTGTTGGTTGCGAACGGAATTAACGTGCAACCTGGTCACACTTTGGCTCTCTCTATTGATGTGGAGCAACGTGAATTGGCACATCTAATCGTGAAAGAAGCTTATGCCTTGGGTGCGCATGAGGTCATCGTTCAGTGGACAGATGATGTGATTAACCGTGAGAAATTCCTCCATGCCCCGATGGAGCGTTTGGACAATGTGCCAGAATACAAGATTGCTGAGATGAACTATCTCTTGGAGAACAAGGCTAGCCGTCTTGGGGTTCGTTCATCTGATCCAGGTGCCTTGAACGGAGTGGATGCTGACAAGCTTTCAGCTTCTGCTAAAGCTATGGGACTTGCCATGAAGCCTATGCGTATCGCAACTCAATCTAACAAGGTTAGCTGGACTGTAGCAGCTGCAGCAGGACTTGAGTGGGCTAAGAAAGTCTTCCCAAATGCTGCGAGCGACGAAGAAGCAGTTGATTTCCTTTGGGACCAAATTTTCAAAACTTGCCGTGTCTACGAAGCAGATCCTGTTAAGGCTTGGGAGGAACATGCAGCCATTCTCAAGAGCAAGGCCGATATGCTTAATAAGGAGCAATTTTCAGCCCTTCACTACACAGCGCCAGGAACAGATTTAACACTTGGTTTGCCAAAGAACCACGTTTGGGAATCAGCTGGTGCTGTCAATGCACAGGGCGAAGAATTCTTGCCAAATATGCCAACAGAAGAGGTCTTCACAGCGCCTGACTTCCGTCGTGCAGATGGTTATGTCACTTCTACAAAACCGCTTAGCTACAACGGAAATATCATTGAAGGCATTAAGGTGACCTTTAAGGATGGACAAATCGTAGATATCACTGCTGAGAAGGGTGATCAGGTTATGAAAGACCTTGTCTTTGAAAATGCGGGTGCGCGTGCCTTGGGTGAATGTGCCTTGGTACCAGATCCAAGTCCAATTTCTCAGTCAGGCATTACCTTCTTTAACACCCTTTTCGATGAAAATGCGTCAAACCACTTGGCTATCGGTGCAGCCTATGCGACTAGCGTTGTTGATGGAGCGGAGATGAGCGAAGAGGAGCTTGAAGCTGCAGGGCTTAACCGTTCAGATGTTCACGTAGACTTTATGATTGGTTCTAACCAAATGGATATCGATGGTATTCGTGAGGATGGAACGCGAGTACCTCTTTTCCGTAATGGGAATTGGGCAAATTAA
- a CDS encoding GlsB/YeaQ/YmgE family stress response membrane protein, whose product MLGSMFVGLLVGFLAGAMTNRGERMGCFGKMFLGWIGAFLGHLLFGTWGPVLSGTAIIPAILGAMIVLAIFWRRGS is encoded by the coding sequence ATGTTAGGAAGTATGTTCGTTGGTCTCCTAGTGGGATTTTTAGCAGGTGCTATGACCAATCGTGGAGAGCGAATGGGATGTTTTGGAAAAATGTTTCTCGGTTGGATCGGAGCCTTTCTAGGTCACTTGCTCTTTGGAACTTGGGGGCCAGTTTTATCAGGAACAGCTATTATCCCAGCGATTTTAGGAGCTATGATTGTTTTAGCTATTTTTTGGAGACGAGGAAGTTAA
- a CDS encoding type II toxin-antitoxin system RelE/ParE family toxin, producing the protein MLKIRYHKQFKKDFKLAMKRGLKAELLEEVLNFLVQEKEHPARYRDHSLTASKHFQGVRECHTQPDWLLVYKVDKSELILNLLRTGSHSDLF; encoded by the coding sequence GTGCTTAAGATTCGTTATCATAAACAGTTTAAAAAAGATTTTAAGTTGGCTATGAAGCGTGGTTTGAAGGCAGAATTATTAGAAGAAGTTTTGAATTTTCTGGTTCAAGAAAAAGAACATCCTGCCAGATATCGTGATCATTCATTGACGGCATCCAAGCATTTTCAAGGAGTTCGTGAATGCCATACCCAGCCAGATTGGCTTTTGGTTTATAAAGTAGACAAGTCGGAATTGATTTTAAATTTGCTGAGGACAGGCAGTCACAGTGATTTATTTTAA
- a CDS encoding pseudouridine synthase translates to MRLDKFLVACAVGSRTEVKNLLKAGRVTVNGKKEKSAKLQIDEKIDEIRFDGQVLEYEEFVYYMMNKPKGVISATEDPKHRTVLDLLDDLARSKEVFPVGRLDIDTHGLLLLTNDGQLAHVLLSPKRHVDKTYLAQVKGIMTQEDVEIFAEGIPLKDFTCQPAILELVSIDTEKNQSQIRVTIAEGKFHQIKRMVGYCGKEVVDLQRLTMGTLVLDENLERGEWRLLTKEELEILRANII, encoded by the coding sequence ATGAGATTAGATAAATTTTTAGTTGCCTGTGCGGTGGGAAGTCGGACTGAGGTCAAAAACTTGCTCAAGGCTGGGCGCGTGACTGTAAATGGTAAAAAAGAAAAATCAGCTAAATTGCAGATTGATGAAAAAATAGATGAGATTCGCTTTGATGGGCAAGTGTTGGAGTATGAAGAGTTTGTCTACTACATGATGAACAAGCCCAAAGGAGTTATATCAGCGACTGAGGATCCCAAGCACAGAACCGTTCTGGACTTGTTGGATGACTTGGCGCGGAGTAAGGAAGTTTTCCCAGTAGGACGCTTGGATATTGACACGCATGGTCTTTTGCTCTTGACCAATGATGGTCAGCTGGCTCATGTTCTTCTTTCGCCCAAGCGTCATGTGGACAAGACTTATCTGGCACAAGTCAAGGGAATCATGACCCAAGAAGATGTGGAGATATTTGCTGAGGGTATTCCTCTCAAAGACTTTACCTGTCAACCCGCTATACTGGAGCTTGTATCCATAGATACAGAAAAGAATCAAAGCCAGATCCGTGTGACCATTGCAGAAGGGAAGTTTCATCAGATCAAGCGTATGGTGGGCTACTGTGGCAAGGAAGTGGTGGACTTGCAACGATTGACTATGGGAACTTTAGTATTAGATGAGAACCTGGAACGAGGGGAATGGCGTCTCTTGACCAAGGAAGAATTAGAAATTCTCCGCGCTAATATTATTTAA
- a CDS encoding type II toxin-antitoxin system RelB/DinJ family antitoxin — protein sequence MSKMSISIRLDSEVKEQAQQVFSNLGMDMTTAINIFLRQAIQYQGLPFDVRLDENRKLLQALTDLDQNRNMSQSFESVSDLMEDLRA from the coding sequence ATGTCAAAGATGAGTATAAGCATCCGTCTGGATAGTGAGGTTAAGGAGCAGGCCCAACAGGTGTTTAGTAATCTGGGAATGGATATGACAACAGCTATTAATATTTTCCTTCGTCAGGCAATTCAATATCAGGGATTACCTTTTGATGTTAGACTAGACGAAAATCGGAAGTTGCTCCAAGCGTTAACGGATTTAGACCAAAATCGTAATATGAGCCAGTCTTTTGAATCAGTCTCAGATTTGATGGAGGACTTACGTGCTTAA
- the pepC gene encoding aminopeptidase C, whose translation MNAIQESFTDKLFANYEANVKYQAIENAASHNGIFAALECRQSHVDNTPVFSLDLTKDKVTNQKASGRCWMFAALNTFRHKLISQYKLENFELSQAHTFFWDKYEKSNWFLEQVIATSDQELTSRKVSFLLQTPQQDGGQWDMVVSLFEKYGVVPKSVYPESVSSSSSRELNAILNKLLRQDAQILRDLLVSGADQATVQAKKEDLLQEIFNFLAMSLGLPPRKFDFAYRDKDNNYKSEKGITPQEFYKKYVNLPLEDYVSVINAPTADKPYGKSYTVEMLGNVVGSRAVRYINVPMERLKELAIAQMQAGETVWFGSDVGQLSNRKAGILATDVYDFESSMDIKLTQDKAGRLDYSESLMTHAMVLTGVDLDENGKSTKWKVENSWGDKVGTDGYFVASDAWMDEYTYQIVVRKELLTAEEQAAYGAEPIVLAPWDPMGALAE comes from the coding sequence ATGAACGCGATTCAAGAATCATTTACTGATAAACTATTTGCCAACTATGAAGCAAATGTAAAATACCAAGCGATTGAAAATGCTGCCAGCCACAACGGAATTTTTGCAGCTCTGGAATGTCGCCAAAGCCATGTAGACAACACACCTGTTTTCTCATTGGATTTAACCAAGGACAAGGTCACTAACCAGAAAGCGTCTGGTCGTTGCTGGATGTTTGCGGCTCTCAACACCTTCCGCCACAAACTCATCTCGCAATACAAATTGGAGAACTTTGAGTTGTCACAAGCCCACACTTTCTTCTGGGATAAGTATGAGAAATCAAACTGGTTCTTGGAGCAAGTCATTGCGACTTCAGACCAAGAATTGACTAGCCGCAAGGTTAGCTTCTTACTCCAAACACCTCAACAAGATGGCGGTCAATGGGATATGGTCGTTTCCCTCTTTGAAAAATACGGTGTCGTGCCTAAGTCAGTTTATCCTGAGTCTGTTTCATCTAGCAGCAGTCGTGAGCTAAATGCGATCCTTAATAAATTGCTTCGTCAAGATGCTCAAATCTTGCGTGATTTGCTTGTTTCTGGTGCAGATCAAGCGACTGTTCAAGCTAAGAAAGAAGACCTCTTGCAAGAAATCTTTAACTTTCTTGCTATGTCATTAGGACTTCCACCACGCAAGTTTGACTTTGCTTATCGCGATAAAGATAACAACTATAAAAGTGAAAAAGGAATCACACCACAAGAGTTTTACAAGAAATATGTCAATCTTCCTTTAGAAGACTACGTTTCTGTTATCAATGCTCCAACTGCTGATAAACCTTACGGAAAATCTTACACAGTTGAGATGTTGGGGAATGTGGTTGGTAGCCGTGCAGTTCGCTACATCAACGTTCCAATGGAGCGCTTGAAAGAATTGGCGATTGCCCAAATGCAAGCAGGTGAGACTGTTTGGTTTGGTTCTGATGTCGGCCAGCTCAGCAACCGTAAGGCTGGCATCCTTGCGACAGATGTTTATGACTTTGAATCAAGCATGGACATTAAACTTACTCAAGACAAGGCTGGACGTTTGGACTATAGCGAAAGCTTGATGACCCACGCCATGGTCTTGACAGGTGTTGACTTGGACGAAAATGGTAAATCAACCAAGTGGAAGGTTGAAAACTCATGGGGAGACAAGGTCGGTACAGATGGTTACTTTGTTGCCTCAGACGCTTGGATGGACGAATACACATACCAAATCGTTGTTCGTAAGGAATTGCTGACAGCAGAAGAACAAGCTGCCTATGGAGCAGAACCAATCGTACTTGCACCATGGGATCCAATGGGAGCCTTGGCTGAATAA